Proteins encoded within one genomic window of Brassica rapa cultivar Chiifu-401-42 chromosome A09, CAAS_Brap_v3.01, whole genome shotgun sequence:
- the LOC103839996 gene encoding transcription factor MYB93 isoform X2, giving the protein MGRSPCCDENGLKKGPWTPEEDQKLIDYIHKHGHGSWRALPKLADLNRCGKSCRLRWTNYLRPDIKRGKFSAEEEQTILHLHSILGNKWSAIATHLQGRTDNEIKNFWNTHLKKKLIQMGIDPVTHQPRTDLFASLPQLIALANLKDLIEQTSQFSSIQAEAAQLAKLQYLNGMLNSSASLSNNNNNSPSSILDIDQNHAMNLLNSMVSWNKEHNSKFNPALELEAEDQNQDQDQDQDHDDPSSWILPSLIDNSPKNAMSSLPYNNPTDASSSSSYGAGEGASLYWPDFCFDESLINDIS; this is encoded by the exons ATGGGGAGATCGCCTTGTTGCGATGAGAATGGTCTAAAGAAAGGGCCATGGACTCCTGAAGAAGATCAAAAGCTTATTGATTACATTCATAAACATGGCCATGGAAGCTGGAGAGCCCTTCCAAAGCTCGCAG ATTTAAACCGATGTGGAAAGAGTTGTAGACTAAGGTGGACAAATTACTTGAGACCTGATATCAAAAGAGGAAAGTTTTCCGCAGAAGAAGAGCAAACAATCCTCCATCTCCATTCTATTCTCGGGAATAA atGGTCTGCTATTGCAACACATTTGCAAGGACGTACTGATAATGAGATCAAGAACTTTTGGAACACACATCTAAAGAAGAAACTGATCCAAATGGGCATCGATCCTGTGACCCATCAACCAAGAACCGACCTTTTCGCAAGCTTACCTCAGCTCATAGCCTTAGCAAACCTAAAAGACCTCATTGAACAAACATCACAGTTCTCATCCATTCAAGCTGAGGCAGCTCAACTAGCCAAGCTACAATATCTCAATGGTATGCTTAATTCTTCGGCTTCATtatccaacaacaacaacaatagcCCCAGTAGTATTCTCGATATCGATCAAAACCATGCCATGAATCTCTTAAACTCTATGGTCTCATGGAATAAAGAACACAACTCGAAATTCAATCCCGCTCTTGAACTTGAGGCTGAAGATCAAAATCAAG ATCAAGATCAAGATCAAGATCATGATGATCCATCTTCATGGATTCTGCCTTCTCTTATAGACAACAGCCCTAAAAATGCTATGTCTTCTCTTCCTTACAACAATCCAACGGATGCGAGCAGCAGCTCAAGCTATGGCGCTGGGGAAGGTGCGTCACTTTATTGGCCTGACTTTTGCTTCGACGAAAGCCTTATCAACGATATTTCTTAA
- the LOC103839996 gene encoding transcription factor MYB93 isoform X1: MGRSPCCDENGLKKGPWTPEEDQKLIDYIHKHGHGSWRALPKLADLNRCGKSCRLRWTNYLRPDIKRGKFSAEEEQTILHLHSILGNKWSAIATHLQGRTDNEIKNFWNTHLKKKLIQMGIDPVTHQPRTDLFASLPQLIALANLKDLIEQTSQFSSIQAEAAQLAKLQYLNGMLNSSASLSNNNNNSPSSILDIDQNHAMNLLNSMVSWNKEHNSKFNPALELEAEDQNQGLFPIGSIIDSTTQLLQQQQYHLNNSPIEQPSQGDPLLDHVPFNLQTSLNSEDHFIDTLVKHPIDQDQDQDHDDPSSWILPSLIDNSPKNAMSSLPYNNPTDASSSSSYGAGEGASLYWPDFCFDESLINDIS; the protein is encoded by the exons ATGGGGAGATCGCCTTGTTGCGATGAGAATGGTCTAAAGAAAGGGCCATGGACTCCTGAAGAAGATCAAAAGCTTATTGATTACATTCATAAACATGGCCATGGAAGCTGGAGAGCCCTTCCAAAGCTCGCAG ATTTAAACCGATGTGGAAAGAGTTGTAGACTAAGGTGGACAAATTACTTGAGACCTGATATCAAAAGAGGAAAGTTTTCCGCAGAAGAAGAGCAAACAATCCTCCATCTCCATTCTATTCTCGGGAATAA atGGTCTGCTATTGCAACACATTTGCAAGGACGTACTGATAATGAGATCAAGAACTTTTGGAACACACATCTAAAGAAGAAACTGATCCAAATGGGCATCGATCCTGTGACCCATCAACCAAGAACCGACCTTTTCGCAAGCTTACCTCAGCTCATAGCCTTAGCAAACCTAAAAGACCTCATTGAACAAACATCACAGTTCTCATCCATTCAAGCTGAGGCAGCTCAACTAGCCAAGCTACAATATCTCAATGGTATGCTTAATTCTTCGGCTTCATtatccaacaacaacaacaatagcCCCAGTAGTATTCTCGATATCGATCAAAACCATGCCATGAATCTCTTAAACTCTATGGTCTCATGGAATAAAGAACACAACTCGAAATTCAATCCCGCTCTTGAACTTGAGGCTGAAGATCAAAATCAAGGTTTATTTCCAATCGGGTCCATCATTGATTCAACCACCCAACTACTCCAACAACAACAATATCATTTAAACAATAGTCCTATTGAACAACCATCCCAAGGTGACCCACTTCTTGATCATGTCCCTTTCAATCTACAAACATCTTTGAATAGTGAAGATCACTTTATAGACACTTTAGTCAAACATCCAATAGATCAAGATCAAGATCAAGATCATGATGATCCATCTTCATGGATTCTGCCTTCTCTTATAGACAACAGCCCTAAAAATGCTATGTCTTCTCTTCCTTACAACAATCCAACGGATGCGAGCAGCAGCTCAAGCTATGGCGCTGGGGAAGGTGCGTCACTTTATTGGCCTGACTTTTGCTTCGACGAAAGCCTTATCAACGATATTTCTTAA